In Carya illinoinensis cultivar Pawnee chromosome 6, C.illinoinensisPawnee_v1, whole genome shotgun sequence, a single genomic region encodes these proteins:
- the LOC122313630 gene encoding uncharacterized protein LOC122313630, whose product MALNVTTSETEENRRAMDTMRRENNASLERLERRLAGTNGQGAPPSPNGQMQEVFVDGAETNVTGSMLERPRPEYRRGGLIETDQVAVERWIRDEAHHSGSPSVLREPQDVRFEVPKFEEHHEAEYDFGHGGPNGYDDHAHRRNFDHGRERGPRNRRYEEDHYDDRVGNRAYDRGPRRPKVDFSKFNGGDPYEWLDKLEHYFRVYEVPREERVSTACFHLEGRASKWWRWLRDQYDKERKCLGWTAFEKEFLMQFGSSPIVNHHGQLAKLKQEGKVHHYIDEFRQLQTLVRGWSEEALIGTFVDGLKPWLAKEIKLKQPTRLQEVMRMTEILEESTHIEKRHSKDMGSKFSKPLQTKIPWKGKEVEGSASKPKPYEVKKLSREKVQERIKKDLCFKCGDKWSKAGQAYVLLEDETSEVEEDGHVETTSEESEQEEAESSEPLEEAELSLNAISSVPRPTSMRVMAWVGKFEVTLLVDSGSTHNFINANTVTKIGLKPCAIEPFEVKVANGNKLRCEALVKEVKINVQGVRIVADLHMLALMGLDVVIGNAWLKGLGRVIHDYQNMTMEFKLGSKKRVWKALTSKEVKACEAITFEKLYKGRAYCFAIMVANGDYLCNVEKSEKEGNKDDLEGLPVEVREVLEDHQGVLEAPSTLPPSRPFDHRIVLVDEKKPVNVPPYRYAHFQKGEIERQVDEMLKNGLIRPSTSLFSSPVLLVRKKDGTWRFCTDYRALNEATVKDRFPIPTVDEMLDELYSVRVFSKLDLRAGYHQIRMKSEDIHKTAFRTHSGHFEYLVMPFGLCNAPSTFQAAMNTIFKPLLRKFVLVFFDDILVYSKTIEEHKSHLRIVMKILEEHHFFIKASKCAFMKKKLEYLGHFISGEGVKVDQRKIEAMVDWPLLNDISALRGFLGLTVYYRQFMKNYGLIAKPLTSLLKKNNFV is encoded by the coding sequence ATGGCGTTGAATGTTACCACCAGCGAGACCGAGGAGAATAGGAGGGCGATGGATACCATGAGGCGTGAAAACAATGCAAGCCTTGAAAGGCTTGAGAGGAGATTGGCCGGAACCAATGGCCAAGGAGCACCACCAAGTCCAAATGGGCAAATGCAAGAGGTCTTTGTTGATGGGGCCGAGACAAATGTCACGGGTTCCATGCTTGAGCGACCAAGGCCCGAGTATAGAAGAGGTGGGCTAATTGAGACTGATCAAGTAGCCGTGGAAAGATGGATCCGTGATGAGGCCCATCATTCTGGAAGTCCTAGTGTTTTGAGAGAACCTCAAGACGTGAGGTTCGAAGTTCCAAAGTTTGAAGAACATCATGAGGCCGAGTATGACTTTGGCCATGGAGGACCGAATGGTTATGATGACCATGCCCATAGAAGAAACTTCGATCATGGAAGAGAAAGAGGCCCTAGAAACCGAAGGTATGAGGAAGACCACTATGATGATAGAGTTGGAAACCGGGCATATGACCGAGGACCAAGGAGgccaaaagtggatttttccaAGTTCAATGGGGGGGATCCATATGAGTGGTTGGACAAGTTGGAACATTATTTTCGTGTGTATGAAGTTCcaagagaagagagagtttCTACGGCATGTTTCCATCTTGAAGGAAGAGCGAGTAAGTGGTGGCGTTGGCTTCGTGATCAATATGACAAAGAGAGGAAATGTCTAGGGTGGACGGCCTTTGAAAAGGAATTCTTGATGCAATTTGGGTCTTCCCCAATTGTCAACCACCATGGGCAATTGGCCAAGTTGAAACAAGAGGGAAAAGTACACCACTATATTGATGAGTTTCGGCAACTCCAAACCTTGGTAAGGGGTTGGTCCGAAGAGGCACTTATTGGCACCTTTGTGGATGGGTTGAAACCTTGGCTTGCCAAGGAGATAAAGTTGAAACAACCCACAAGGCTACAAGAAGTTATGAGGATGACGGAAATACTAGAGGAGAGCACTCACATTGAGAAGCGTCATTCTAAGGACATGGGGAGCAAATTCTCTAAACCTTTGCAAACCAAAATTCCTTGGAAAGGCAAGGAGGTGGAAGGGAGTgcatcaaaaccaaaaccatatGAAGTAAAAAAGTTATCAAGAGAAAAAGTCCAAGAGCGGATAAAGAAGGATCTTTGCTTTAAATGTGGTGACAAATGGAGCAAGGCCGGGCAAGCATATGTATTGCTTGAAGATGAAACAAgtgaagtagaagaagatggccaTGTTGAGACAACTAGTGAAGAGTCGGAACAAGAAGAGGCTGAATCTAGTGAGCCACTAGAGGAGGCCGAATTATCTTTGAATGCCATTTCAAGTGTACCTAGACCCACATCCATGAGAGTGATGGCATGGGTGGGAAAGTTTGAAGTGACTCTTTTGGTGGATAGTGGATCCACGCACAATTTTATCAATGCCAATACTGTGACTAAGATTGGATTGAAGCCATGTGCCATTGAACCATTTGAAGTAAAGGTAGCCAATGGGAACAAGCTTAGATGTGAAGCACTTGTTAAAGAAGTGAAGATAAATGTGCAAGGTGTGCGAATTGTGGCCGACCTCCATATGTTGGCATTAATGGGACTTGATGTAGTGATTGGCAATGCTTGGCTCAAGGGCCTTGGGAGAGTTATTCATGATTACCAAAACATGACGATGGAGTTTAAACTTGGCTCAAAGAAAAGAGTTTGGAAAGCTTTGACATCAAAAGAAGTAAAAGCTTGTGAAGCCATCACTTTTGAAAAGTTGTATAAAGGTAGAGCCTATTGTTTTGCCATTATGGTGGCCAATGGAGACTACTTGTGTAATGtggaaaaaagtgaaaaagaaggcAACAAAGATGACTTAGAAGGGCTACCCGTGGAAGTAAGAGAAGTGTTGGAAGACCATCAAGGAGTTCTAGAGGCGCCTTCTACTTTGCCACCATCTAGACCCTTTGATCACCGGATTGTGCTTGTGGATGAAAAGAAGCCGGTAAATGTCCCACCTTATCGCTATGCCCATTTTCAAAAAGGGGAGATAGAGAGGCAAGTGGATGAGATGTTGAAGAATGGTTTGATAAGGCCAAGTACTAGTCTATTTTCCTCTCCCGTGCTACTAGTGAGGAAGAAAGATGGGACATGGAGGTTTTGTACCGATTATAGAGCACTAAATGAGGCCACGGTGAAGGATAGATTCCCTATTCCAACCGTGGATGAGATGCTTGATGAGCTCTATAGTGTAAGAGTTTTTTCCAAGTTAGATTTGAGGGCTGGCTACCAtcaaataagaatgaagagtgaaGACATCCACAAGACGGCTTTTAGAACACATTCCGGGCACTTTGAGTATCTTGTTATGCCgtttggattgtgtaatgctccaTCCACTTTCCAAGCCGCCATGAACACAATTTTCAAGCCCCTTTTAAGGAAGTTTGTGTTGGTGTTTTTTGATGACATCTTGGTCTACTCCAAGACTATTGAAGAGCACAAGAGCCACTTGAGAATTGTGATGAAGATTTTGGAAGAGCAccacttcttcattaaggcttCCAAATGCGCCTTTATGAAGAAGAAACTTGAGTATCTTGGTCACTTTATCTCGGGAGAGGGGGTGAAAGTGGATCAAAGGAAGATTGAGGCCATGGTTGATTGGCCACTACTAAATGACATCTCGGCATTGAGGGGCTTCTTGGGGTTGACTGTCTACTATAGGCAGTTTATGAAGAACTATGGGCTTATTGCTAAGCCACTTACGTCCTTGTTGAAGAAGAACAATTTTGTATGA